In one Brassica oleracea var. oleracea cultivar TO1000 chromosome C9, BOL, whole genome shotgun sequence genomic region, the following are encoded:
- the LOC106314126 gene encoding putative FBD-associated F-box protein At1g50980, which yields MTNQIRRSPRRGRLSEFPDELQLKILSFLPSKDGVATSAISKRWKSLWKEVKKFRYDATPSYPHTFQMFALFIRSRSNVESLQLKLNPNNSRQDIKDLVNYVVARSLRELRIEMLYKSFEFPQSLYLYPQLETLILEKLSLVDIPSNVSLIGVKKLHLLSVRFSSDESVTKLLSICPLLEDLVVRRSTYTNVMVFSIDVPTLKCLSIDNTSGKSHIYTSGKSRPEGVHGFVINAPSLRCFSIKDTFSNYVRFGYMPELVKASVNIVCDQPIPTEREKVQSTSSKM from the coding sequence ATGACGAATCAGATTCGTAGGAGTCCTAGGAGGGGTCGGCTGAGTGAGTTTCCAGACGAGTTGCAGTTGAAAATACTGTCTTTTCTTCCTAGTAAAGATGGTGTAGCCACGAGTGCCATTTCAAAACGGTGGAAGTCTCTTTGGAAGGAGGTAAAGAAATTCAGATATGATGCTACTCCTTCATATCCTCACACTTTTCAAATGTTTGCTCTATTCATTAGAAGCAGATCAAATGTAGAGAGCTTACAGCTCAAGCTGAACCCAAATAACTCGAGACAAGACATCAAAGATTTGGTTAATTATGTAGTTGCTCGCTCTTTGAGAGAGCTGAGAATAGAGATGCTTTACAAATCCTTTGAGTTTCCCCAAAGCTTGTATCTCTACCCACAACTTGAAACCCTCATACTTGAGAAACTTAGTCTTGTGGATATTCCATCTAACGTTTCTTTGATTGGTGTCAAGAAACTTCACCTTTTATCGGTTAGATTCTCAAGCGACGAATCTGTGACAAAGCTTCTAAGCATATGCCCACTTCTTGAAGACTTGGTGGTGAGAAGAAGCACATATACCAATGTGATGGTGTTTAGTATTGATGTGCCAACGCTGAAGTGTTTATCTATCGATAATACGTCTGGGAAATCTCATATCTATACGTCTGGGAAATCTCGGCCTGAAGGTGTTCATGGGTTTGTGATTAATGCACCTTCTTTAAGGTGCTTTAGCATTAAGGACACCTTCAGCAACTATGTACGGTTTGGATATATGCCCGAGCTGGTCAAGGCGAGTGTCAACATTGTTTGTGACCAACCTATACCGACCGAGAGAGAGAAGGTGCAAAGTACATCCTCGAAAATGTGA
- the LOC106316472 gene encoding putative glutathione-specific gamma-glutamylcyclotransferase 2 encodes MVLWVFGYGSLIWNPGFDFDEKLIGYIKDYKRVFDLGCIDHRGTPEHPARTCTLEESTGAICWGAAYCVRGGPEKEKLAMEYLEGRECEYDLKTLVEFYTETDTTKQSKPILTGVIVFTSTPDKLSNKYYLGPAPMEEMAMQIATASGPCGNNREYLFKLEKAMHDIEHEDEYVIELANEVRKHLDLPKEVKALLKPVVSRVSIKSHSQAHVSTLQRVFAS; translated from the exons ATGGTCTTGTGGGTGTTCGGATATGGATCTTTGATATGGAACCCGGGTTTCGATTTTGATGAGAAACTCATTGGCTATATCAAAGACTATAAACGTGTCTTCGATCTCG GGTGCATTGATCATAGAGGCACGCCTGAACATCCTGCAAGAACTTGCACGTTGGAGGAATCCACCGGAGCAATATGC TGGGGTGCAGCTTATTGTGTTCGTGGAGGACCCGAGAAGGAGAAGCTAGCGATGGAG TACTTGGAAGGAAGAGAGTGTGAATACGACTTAAAAACACTCGTTGAGTTCTACACG GAAACTGACACCACCAAACAGTCCAAACCAATCTTGACCGGAGTTATAGT ATTCACGTCAACCCCAGACAAATTGTCAAACAAATACTACTTGGGCCCTGCTCCAATGGAGGAGATGGCGATGCAAATCGCCACAGCTTCTGGACCTTGTGGAAACAACCGGGAGTATCTTTTTAAGCTGGAGAAAGCAATGCACGACATAG AGCATGAGGATGAGTATGTGATTGAATTGGCAAATGAGGTTAGGAAACATCTCGACTTACCAAAGGAAGTTAAGGCATTGCTGAAGCCTGTGGTTTCTCGTGTATCCATCAAATCTCATTCTCAAGCTCATGTTTCCACTCTTCAACGAGTCTTTGCATCATGA
- the LOC106315879 gene encoding probable membrane-associated kinase regulator 1: MRRQPRQRHSPPQYHSSPSSSSSEFEFNISISPRKASSSLCPADELFYKGQLLPLQLSPRLSLVRTLCSSSSDYTSSSSSAAARDSTESSSSTDSTSSFPLLHAPPLDCCDSSRPSSVTDEEDVFFKQTKKSGFSLSRLSSVFKKDTKTVSAAAPSSVKRMSSTAKEVIRKYMKKVKPLYDKLSQKQSTTVAAFKTESSVLKTESSFSGNLMKYTKRGRCAASCPSSMRSSPSHSGVLTRGGFPGQRGGSSCSSNNSVSSSMEELQSAIQGAIAHCKNSMLQKSLVSSLEI; this comes from the coding sequence ATGAGACGTCAACCACGTCAACGTCACTCGCCACCGCAATATCACTCCTCTCCGTCGTCATCTTCGTCGGAATTTGAATTCAACATCTCAATCTCGCCGCGAAAAGCTTCCTCTTCGCTTTGTCCAGCCGATGAGCTCTTCTACAAAGGCCAGCTTCTTCCTCTCCAGCTTTCGCCTCGTCTCTCTCTCGTCCGTACACTCTGTTCTTCTTCCTCTGACTACACTTCTTCTTCTTCCTCCGCCGCAGCACGTGACTCCACCGAATCTTCCTCCTCCACTGACTCCACCTCCTCTTTCCCTCTCCTCCACGCTCCCCCGCTCGATTGCTGCGACTCTTCGCGGCCTAGCTCTGTTACCGATGAAGAAGATGTCTTCTTTAAACAGACAAAGAAGAGTGGTTTCTCACTCTCTAGACTATCCTCTGTTTTCAAGAAAGACACCAAAACCGTCTCCGCCGCTGCTCCGTCCTCGGTGAAGAGAATGAGCTCCACGGCTAAAGAAGTTATTCGGAAATACATGAAAAAGGTCAAACCTTTATACGACAAGTTATCTCAGAAACAGAGCACCACAGTCGCAGCTTTCAAAACAGAGTCCTCTGTTTTAAAAACAGAGTCCTCTTTCTCAGGGAACCTAATGAAATACACAAAACGAGGACGGTGCGCGGCGAGCTGTCCGTCGTCGATGAGGTCATCTCCGAGTCACTCCGGGGTGCTGACACGTGGTGGCTTTCCAGGTCAACGAGGAGGTAGTAGCTGCAGCAGCAACAACAGTGTGTCTTCTTCTATGGAAGAGTTGCAGAGTGCTATTCAAGGAGCTATTGCTCATTGCAAGAACTCAATGTTGCAGAAGAGTTTGGTTAGTAGTCTCGAGATCTAG